In Anguilla rostrata isolate EN2019 chromosome 1, ASM1855537v3, whole genome shotgun sequence, a genomic segment contains:
- the LOC135251484 gene encoding uncharacterized protein LOC135251484 isoform X1, which translates to MGTNNTRPKLTQVVPSHSSLERQSSQGEHRISRPISNWTTESLQSPSEEQQGSLGRRRNNQLPPLRQEVSLTFSPLTAGYMSHSHSSNVGHSIIQSHPPRRPQALQPLAPPTILLDGASKVLGTGQKSGAALHSFTHSQGGRCGTSSLLQAQGRVLEAQAVLGRQAHSQRRSHRRRVREMQEQRERRRQGRTVFTGNADGGDYGNEAQRVHLVKRPTERDIFWDMSSEEGLDLDDLSHRSPGPLERDGWRTPLSESHSSLGKEEPLWGELRQGDSRLSHQARARTTKNGRTGETDRHSKPSVQAAEKRLPWMLGWEGLEHRGRSPSAVSGNREETLGWDMRSGWASSIRQEERIDPGKNGSPKSEEGWEFDPRAGHGRRHRGRLTRTKLELIPSFQNQLDQDSEM; encoded by the exons ATGGGAACTAATAACACCAGGCCGAAGCTGACTCAGGTGGTACCATCCCACAGTTCACTGGAACGGCAAAGCAGCCAGGGGGAGCATCGAATCAGTAGGCCCATTTCAAACTGGACCACAGAGTCTTTGCAGAGTCCCTCTGAAGAGCAACAGGGGAGTTTGGGAAGAAGGAGGAACAACCAGCTACCCCCTCTGAGACAGGAAGTATCTCTGACATTCTCACCACTCACTGCAG GTTACATGTCTCACAGTCACAGCTCCAATGTGGGACACAGCATCATTCAGTCCCACCCGCCCCGGAGACCACAG GCCCTGCAGCCACTGGCTCCGCCTACAATTCTGCTCGATGGAGCCTCCAAGGTCCTG GGCACAGGACAGAAAAGTGGGGCTGCCCTCCACTCTTTCACCCACAGCCAGGGGGGGCGCTGTGGCACAAGCAGTCTTCTGCAG GCTCAGGGAAGGGTCCTGGAGGCGCAGGCGGTCCTCGGTCGACAGGCTCACAGCCAGCGCCGGTCCCACCGGCGGCGGGTTCGAGAgatgcaggagcagagggagcggCGGCGGCAAGGCAGGACCGTCTTCACAGGCAATG CTGACGGAGGGGATTATGGGAATGAGGCGCAGAGGGTGCACCTGGTGAAGAGGCCCACGGAGAGAGACATTTTCTGGGACATGTCCAGCGAGGAGGGCCTCGACCTCGATGACCTGTCCCACAGGAGTCCCGGGCCTCTGGAACGGGACGGGTGGAGGACCCCTCTCTCAGAATCGCACAGCTCACTCGGGAAGGAGGAGCCGTTGTGGGGAGAACTGCGGCAGGGCGATTCCAGGCTATCCCACCAGGCGAGGGCCAGAACGACAAAAAACGGAAGGACGGGAGAAACTGACAGACACTCTAAGCCAAGCGTACAGGCAGCGGAGAAAAGACTACCGTGGAtgctggggtgggaggggcttgaaCACAGAGGGCGGAGTCCCAGCGCTGTGTCGGGGAACAGAGAAGAGACACTTGGGTGGGATATGAGGTCTGGATGGGCCAGCTCCATCCGACAGGAGGAAAGAATCGACCCGGGCAAGAACGGGAGCCCAAAATCTGAGGAGGGGTGGGAATTTGACCCTCGGGCGGGACACGGGCGCCGGCACAGAGGCCGACTGACTAGAACTAAACTAGAGCTCATTCCCTCCTTCCAAAATCAGCTGGACCAGGATAGTGAGATGTAG
- the LOC135251484 gene encoding uncharacterized protein LOC135251484 isoform X2, with translation MGTNNTRPKLTQVVPSHSSLERQSSQGEHRISRPISNWTTESLQSPSEEQQGSLGRRRNNQLPPLRQEVSLTFSPLTAGYMSHSHSSNVGHSIIQSHPPRRPQALQPLAPPTILLDGASKGTGQKSGAALHSFTHSQGGRCGTSSLLQAQGRVLEAQAVLGRQAHSQRRSHRRRVREMQEQRERRRQGRTVFTGNADGGDYGNEAQRVHLVKRPTERDIFWDMSSEEGLDLDDLSHRSPGPLERDGWRTPLSESHSSLGKEEPLWGELRQGDSRLSHQARARTTKNGRTGETDRHSKPSVQAAEKRLPWMLGWEGLEHRGRSPSAVSGNREETLGWDMRSGWASSIRQEERIDPGKNGSPKSEEGWEFDPRAGHGRRHRGRLTRTKLELIPSFQNQLDQDSEM, from the exons ATGGGAACTAATAACACCAGGCCGAAGCTGACTCAGGTGGTACCATCCCACAGTTCACTGGAACGGCAAAGCAGCCAGGGGGAGCATCGAATCAGTAGGCCCATTTCAAACTGGACCACAGAGTCTTTGCAGAGTCCCTCTGAAGAGCAACAGGGGAGTTTGGGAAGAAGGAGGAACAACCAGCTACCCCCTCTGAGACAGGAAGTATCTCTGACATTCTCACCACTCACTGCAG GTTACATGTCTCACAGTCACAGCTCCAATGTGGGACACAGCATCATTCAGTCCCACCCGCCCCGGAGACCACAG GCCCTGCAGCCACTGGCTCCGCCTACAATTCTGCTCGATGGAGCCTCCAAG GGCACAGGACAGAAAAGTGGGGCTGCCCTCCACTCTTTCACCCACAGCCAGGGGGGGCGCTGTGGCACAAGCAGTCTTCTGCAG GCTCAGGGAAGGGTCCTGGAGGCGCAGGCGGTCCTCGGTCGACAGGCTCACAGCCAGCGCCGGTCCCACCGGCGGCGGGTTCGAGAgatgcaggagcagagggagcggCGGCGGCAAGGCAGGACCGTCTTCACAGGCAATG CTGACGGAGGGGATTATGGGAATGAGGCGCAGAGGGTGCACCTGGTGAAGAGGCCCACGGAGAGAGACATTTTCTGGGACATGTCCAGCGAGGAGGGCCTCGACCTCGATGACCTGTCCCACAGGAGTCCCGGGCCTCTGGAACGGGACGGGTGGAGGACCCCTCTCTCAGAATCGCACAGCTCACTCGGGAAGGAGGAGCCGTTGTGGGGAGAACTGCGGCAGGGCGATTCCAGGCTATCCCACCAGGCGAGGGCCAGAACGACAAAAAACGGAAGGACGGGAGAAACTGACAGACACTCTAAGCCAAGCGTACAGGCAGCGGAGAAAAGACTACCGTGGAtgctggggtgggaggggcttgaaCACAGAGGGCGGAGTCCCAGCGCTGTGTCGGGGAACAGAGAAGAGACACTTGGGTGGGATATGAGGTCTGGATGGGCCAGCTCCATCCGACAGGAGGAAAGAATCGACCCGGGCAAGAACGGGAGCCCAAAATCTGAGGAGGGGTGGGAATTTGACCCTCGGGCGGGACACGGGCGCCGGCACAGAGGCCGACTGACTAGAACTAAACTAGAGCTCATTCCCTCCTTCCAAAATCAGCTGGACCAGGATAGTGAGATGTAG
- the slc35f4 gene encoding solute carrier family 35 member F4 isoform X2 yields the protein MKKHSARVAPLSSYSTQVLTCPVSEGEEGSDSQAETPASEASGERSQCQSCAGAVLKVLGGLLVVLFVSSSWVGTTQVVQLTFQSFSCPFFITWFSTNWNILFFPLYYSGHLVTTREKQTPIQKIRECSRIFGEDGLTLKLLLKRTAPFSILWTLTNYLYLLALRKLTATDVSALYCCHKAFVFLLSWIVLKDRFMGVRIVAAIMAITGIVMMAYADGFHGDSIIGVALAVGSASTSALYKVLFKMFLGSANLGEAAHFFSTLGFFNLIFISCVPLILYFTKVEHWGSLSTLPWGYLCGVAGLWLAFNILVNVGLVLTYPILISIGTLLSVPGNAAVDVLKHEVIFSVVRLAATCIICLGFLLLLLPEEWDSVTLRFLATFADKKAEEHGEELTESSGHTRSRSRANGAVSIPLA from the exons gagaggagggcTCAGACTCCCAAGCGGAGACGCCGGCGAGCGAGGCCAGCGGAGAGCGCTCGCAGTGCCAGTCGTGCGCCGGCGCGGTGCTCAAGGTCCTGGGCGGCCTGCTGGTGGTCCTGTTCGTCTCGTCCTCCTGGGTGGGCACCACGCAGGTGGTCCAGCTCACCTTCCAGTCCTTCTCCTGCCCCTTCTTCATCACCTGGTTCAGCACCAACTGGAACATCCTCTTCTTCCCCCTCTACTACTCGGGCCACCTGGTCACCACGCGGGAGAAGCAGACGCCCATCCAGAAAATCAG GGAGTGCAGCCGGATATTCGGGGAGGACGGGCTGACCCTCAAGCTGCTCCTGAAGCGGACGGCCCCCTTCTCCATCCTGTGGACCCTCACCAACTACCTGTACCTGCTGGCCCTGCGCAAGCTCACCGCGACTGACGTCTCGGCCCTCTACTGCTGCCACAAGGCCTTCGTCTTCCTGCTGTCCTGGATCGTGCTGAAGGACCGCTTCATGGGCGTGCGG ATCGTGGCTGCGATCATGGCCATCACGGGCATCGTCATGATGGCCTATGCTGACGGGTTCCATGGCGACTCCATCATAGGCGTGGCCTTGGCCGTGGGCTCCGCCTCCACGTCAGCCCTCTATAAG GTGCTCTTTAAGATGTTCCTTGGCAGTGCCAACCTGGGTGAGGCAGCGCACTTCTTCTCCACTCTGGGCTTCTTCAACCTGATCTTCATCTCCTGCGTGCCCCTCATCCTCTACTTCACTAAGGTGGAGCACTGGGGCTCACTGTCCACTCTGCCGTGGGGCTACCTatgtggggtggctgggctctGGCTGG CATTCAACATCCTGGTCAACGTGGGACTGGTACTGACTTACCCAATCCTCATCTCAATCGGCACACTGCTCAGTGTGCCAGGCAACGCAG CGGTGGACGTGCTGAAGCACGAGGTGATCTTCAGCGTGGTGCGCCTGGCCGCCACCTGCATCATCTGCCTGggcttcctgctgctgctgctgcccgaGGAGTGGGACTCGGTCACGCTGCGCTTCCTGGCCACGTTCGCCGACAAGAAGGCCGAGGAGCACGGCGAGGAGCTGACCGAGTCCAGCGGCCACACGCGCAGCCGGAGCCGAGCCAACGGCGCCGTGTCCATCCCGCTGgcatga
- the naa30 gene encoding N-alpha-acetyltransferase 30 has translation MAEVPPGPSALPASPAEIILFPGGVCAVPGEGEERGCGRGDTLVPGTGQQPHVSEGKGTSKTNQNHLYSHPAALNFHTSTQQQLNGLISSAEDGLLFTHHSRTHSHLHHPAHRPPDSQRVPVEHCDSASEAPVGTAESNNLNDRNCGDYQQEHSPRVQKNHSHSNNNSINSMLTMARTEATLGQSAGEERSRKGDHSRTEPQPSLDDPPDGEAAEGGRGPETQRAGVELAAALDAAAVLQTPVSEMERLDLNSKAEGVEEEDGAIQYVRYESELQMPDIMRLITKDLSEPYSIYTYRYFIHNWPQLCFLAMVQQECVGAIVCKLDMHKKMFRRGYIAMLAVDSKYRRKGIGTNLVKKAIYAMVEGDCDEVVLETEITNKSALKLYENLGFVRDKRLFRYYLNGVDALRLKLWLR, from the exons ATGGCTGAAGTGCCGCCTGGGCCTAGCGCGTTGCCTGCATCCCCGGCCGAAATTATTCTCTTCCCCGGGGGTGTCTGCGCTGTACCCGGGGAGGGGGAAGAACGAGGCTGCGGGAGAGGAGATACTTTGGTCCCCGGGACAGGACAGCAACCACACGTAAGTGAGGGTAAGGGGACGAGCAAAACGAACCAGAATCATCTGTACTCTCACCCGGCAGCTCTAAATTTCCACACATCGACACAACAGCAACTCAACGGCTTAATCAGCTCGGCGGAGGACGGCCTCCTTTTCACCCATCATAGCCGTACGCACAGCCACCTTCACCACCCGGCTCACAGACCGCCTGACAGCCAGAGAGTACCGGTAGAGCACTGTGACAGCGCAAGTGAGGCCCCGGTTGGGACTGCCGAGAGCAACAACTTAAACGACAGAAATTGTGGCGATTACCAGCAGGAACACAGTCCGCGTGTACAGAAGAACCACTCGCATTCAAACAACAACAGTATCAACAGCATGCTGACCATGGCCAGAACCGAGGCGACGTTAGGTCAGAGTGCCGGTGAGGAGCGGAGCAGGAAAGGCGACCATAGCAGGACTGAACCGCAACCCTCCCTAGATGACCCTCCTGACGGAGAGGCGGCGGAGGGTGGGAGAGGCCCTGAAACGCAGCGGGCTGGAGTAGAGTTGGCGGCGGCTCTTGATGCCGCCGCTGTTCTGCAGACCCCGGTGTCGGAAATGGAGAGGCTAGATCTCAATTCCAAAGCCGAAGGAGTTGAGGAGGAAGACGGGGCAATCCAGTATGTCAGATACGAGTCTGAATTACAGATGCCGGACATCATGAGGCTGATCACTAAGGACTTGTCGGAACCTTACTCAATTTACACCTATAGGTACTTCATTCACAATTGGCCTCAGCTGTGCTTTCTG GCCATGGTGCAGCAGGAGTGTGTGGGTGCCATCGTGTGCAAGCTGGACATGCACAAGAAGATGTTCCGCCGGGGGTACATCGCCATGCTCGCTGTGGACTCCAAATACCGGAGGAAAGGCATCG GTACCAATCTGGTGAAGAAAGCCATCTACGCCATGGTGGAGGGGGACTGCGATGAG gtggtTTTGGAGACGGAGATCACCAACAAGTCGGCCCTGAAGCTGTACGAGAACCTGGGCTTTGTGAGGGACAAGCGGCTCTTCCGATACTATTTAAACGGGGTGGACGCGTTGCGGCTCAAGCTGTGGCTCCGCTAG